In the genome of Bradyrhizobium sp. CIAT3101, one region contains:
- a CDS encoding SulP family inorganic anion transporter yields MPQDAHARKAWPLFGSLASYALPGDLMAGLTLAAIAIPEQMATARLGGFAPQIGFFAFMAGSLGFALLGGNRFLSCGADSTITPIFAGGLAALAAAGSPEYQGLAIALALMVGAMMLAGGAFRLGGIANLLSMPVMVGFLAGISVHIIVSQLPGVLGLDSPSGPTLDRIGVLATEIGRTNPITFFIGFGVLAVVFISERISAKIPGALIGLVAATLATIAFGLESKGVKVVGTVPGTLPRPTLPDLAPEQWVHLVPLAFVVTVVVMVQTAATTRSFPSDPDKPADVDRDFLGAGAGSVLSGLFGAFPVNASPPRTGIVAETGGQSQLAGLAAAVIVLLLLAFGTGLLQHVPDAALGGILLFVALRIIRTKQIVTIYRQSFSEFLLIVATAALIIVLPIQQGAFLGIVLSLLHGIWSTTRARLVEFERVPGTTIWWPAHPHITGERIAGVAVIGLQAPLSFLNAPGFRSDVTKVLGTATPQLLVLEASGMVEIDFTAAQILLDVFKACHEQGVTVALARLESMRAQDAFERFRLFDVLPKEHVFHSVDEAVRKLAK; encoded by the coding sequence ATGCCGCAGGACGCTCACGCCAGGAAAGCATGGCCGCTGTTTGGCTCGCTCGCCTCCTATGCCCTGCCCGGCGATCTCATGGCGGGGCTGACGCTGGCGGCGATCGCGATCCCCGAGCAGATGGCGACCGCGCGGCTCGGCGGCTTCGCGCCGCAGATCGGCTTCTTCGCCTTCATGGCGGGCTCGCTCGGCTTTGCCCTGCTCGGCGGCAACCGCTTCCTGTCCTGCGGTGCGGATTCCACGATCACGCCGATCTTCGCCGGCGGGCTGGCCGCTTTGGCCGCTGCCGGCTCACCGGAATATCAGGGGCTCGCGATCGCGCTGGCCCTGATGGTCGGCGCGATGATGCTCGCCGGGGGCGCGTTCCGGCTCGGCGGCATCGCCAACCTTCTATCGATGCCGGTGATGGTCGGCTTCCTCGCCGGCATCTCCGTCCACATCATCGTCTCGCAATTGCCGGGCGTGCTGGGACTGGACTCGCCGAGCGGCCCGACGCTCGATCGCATCGGCGTGCTCGCAACCGAGATCGGCCGCACCAATCCCATCACCTTTTTCATCGGCTTCGGCGTGCTCGCAGTGGTCTTCATCTCCGAAAGGATCAGCGCGAAAATCCCCGGCGCATTGATCGGGCTCGTTGCCGCGACGCTGGCCACCATCGCGTTTGGCCTGGAGAGCAAGGGCGTCAAAGTCGTCGGCACGGTGCCGGGCACGCTGCCCCGGCCGACCTTGCCTGATCTGGCGCCGGAGCAATGGGTGCACTTGGTGCCGCTCGCCTTCGTCGTGACCGTGGTGGTGATGGTGCAGACCGCCGCCACCACGCGGTCGTTCCCGTCCGATCCCGACAAGCCCGCCGATGTCGATCGCGACTTCCTCGGCGCCGGCGCGGGCAGCGTGCTGTCGGGCCTGTTCGGCGCGTTTCCGGTCAATGCCAGCCCGCCGCGCACGGGCATCGTCGCCGAGACCGGCGGGCAATCGCAGCTTGCGGGCCTTGCGGCCGCGGTGATCGTCCTGTTGCTGCTCGCGTTCGGAACGGGGCTGCTGCAGCACGTCCCGGATGCAGCCCTTGGCGGCATCCTGCTGTTCGTGGCGCTGCGGATCATCCGCACCAAGCAGATCGTGACGATCTATCGCCAGTCCTTCAGCGAGTTTCTGCTGATCGTCGCCACCGCCGCGCTGATTATCGTGCTGCCGATCCAGCAGGGCGCGTTCCTCGGCATCGTGCTGTCGCTGCTGCACGGCATCTGGAGCACGACGCGCGCGAGACTGGTCGAATTCGAGCGCGTGCCGGGCACCACGATCTGGTGGCCCGCGCATCCGCACATCACCGGCGAGCGCATCGCGGGCGTCGCCGTGATCGGGCTGCAGGCGCCGCTGTCCTTCCTCAATGCGCCGGGCTTCCGCAGCGACGTGACGAAAGTCCTCGGCACGGCGACACCGCAATTGCTGGTGCTGGAGGCAAGCGGCATGGTCGAGATCGACTTCACCGCCGCGCAGATCCTGCTCGACGTCTTCAAGGCCTGCCACGAACAAGGCGTCACGGTCGCGCTGGCGCGGCTGGAATCGATGCGCGCGCAGGACGCCTTCGAGCGCTTCAGGCTGTTCGATGTGCTGCCGAAGGAGCACGTCTTC
- a CDS encoding caspase family protein, translating into MRRPVLCNLVLASGLLALTQLMTPTQAAAEARLALVIGQSAYRTVPELPNAANDAKGMAELLGNAGFTVTAAPNLAQSEMRQTISDFAGKVSASGADTVALVFYAGHGLQIDGENYLVPVDLDPKREADIPLQGVRLNDLLNTLGALPTRARIFMLDACRNNPFPALSGAGHGLAIVDTKAGAPGSFISYSTSPGAEAEDGSGADSPYTTAALTVAKQPNIPIEEVFKRIRIAVAQSTDGRQIPWESSSLTTDFKFFGGDSGGGQPAAPGANAMALASATRSVEDWRKDLQGKDAKAAYQLVIADDTVPAYQAYVELYAQDAQTPRLRTVLERRRQMLAWDRAVAINTRASYETYLANWDNSDLAATARRLLLRVQNRNYALPVAAAAVPVAVAMAPTCPCSAPTPPATPINPTVAPVIKKRVDDTPPKRKVVDTPPKRRPPPDEVVVERAPPPGPPPEAVGIGLGIGLGMGMGMGGHGGGGMGRGGGDYNRGTRY; encoded by the coding sequence ATGCGCCGTCCAGTCCTTTGCAATTTAGTTCTTGCTTCCGGTCTCCTTGCACTCACGCAACTCATGACGCCGACGCAAGCCGCGGCCGAAGCCCGGCTTGCGCTGGTGATCGGCCAGTCCGCCTATCGCACGGTGCCGGAACTGCCGAACGCCGCCAACGATGCCAAGGGCATGGCCGAGCTGCTCGGCAATGCCGGCTTCACCGTCACCGCGGCGCCGAACCTCGCGCAGAGCGAGATGCGCCAGACGATCTCCGATTTCGCCGGCAAGGTCAGCGCCAGCGGCGCCGACACGGTTGCGCTGGTGTTCTATGCCGGCCATGGCTTGCAGATCGACGGCGAGAACTATCTCGTGCCCGTCGATCTCGATCCCAAGCGCGAGGCCGACATTCCGCTGCAGGGCGTGCGGCTGAACGATCTGCTCAACACGCTCGGCGCGCTGCCGACGCGGGCGCGCATCTTCATGCTCGACGCCTGCCGCAACAATCCGTTCCCGGCGCTGAGCGGTGCCGGCCACGGGCTTGCGATCGTCGACACCAAGGCGGGCGCGCCGGGCTCCTTCATCTCGTACTCGACCTCGCCCGGTGCCGAAGCCGAGGACGGATCCGGCGCCGACAGTCCCTACACCACGGCAGCGCTGACCGTTGCCAAGCAGCCGAATATTCCGATCGAGGAAGTGTTCAAGCGCATCCGCATCGCAGTCGCGCAATCGACCGACGGGCGGCAGATCCCCTGGGAAAGCTCGTCGCTGACGACCGACTTCAAATTCTTCGGTGGTGACAGCGGCGGCGGCCAGCCCGCGGCGCCGGGCGCGAACGCGATGGCCCTCGCCAGCGCGACGCGCAGCGTCGAGGACTGGCGCAAGGATTTGCAGGGCAAGGATGCCAAGGCCGCCTATCAGCTCGTGATCGCCGACGACACCGTGCCTGCGTATCAGGCCTATGTCGAACTCTATGCGCAGGACGCCCAGACGCCGCGCCTGCGTACGGTGCTGGAGCGGCGGCGTCAGATGCTGGCATGGGACCGTGCGGTGGCGATCAACACCCGCGCTTCGTACGAGACCTATCTCGCAAACTGGGACAACAGCGATCTCGCCGCGACCGCGCGCCGGCTGCTGCTTCGCGTGCAGAACCGCAATTATGCCTTGCCGGTTGCCGCCGCCGCAGTGCCGGTCGCCGTCGCGATGGCGCCGACCTGCCCGTGCTCGGCACCGACGCCGCCGGCAACGCCGATCAACCCGACGGTTGCGCCCGTGATCAAGAAGCGCGTCGACGACACGCCGCCAAAGCGCAAGGTGGTCGACACGCCGCCGAAGCGCCGGCCGCCGCCTGACGAAGTCGTCGTCGAGCGCGCACCGCCCCCCGGCCCGCCGCCTGAAGCCGTCGGAATCGGTCTCGGAATTGGCCTCGGCATGGGAATGGGCATGGGCGGCCATGGCGGTGGAGGCATGGGACGCGGCGGCGGCGACTATAACCGCGGCACCAGGTACTGA
- a CDS encoding LysR family transcriptional regulator, with product MLDRLTSLEVFAKVAANGSLSGAARAMGLSQTMVTKHVASLEARLGIKLFHRTTRRLSITEAGRLYLESSERILADMETADAAVARERAEPRGLLRVNVPVVFGTRQIAPVIADFSERYPEVTIELGLNDRLVDLAEEGWDLAIRIGKLRDSSMVARKLAPNRLVVCAAPSYLAKHGTPRTVADLAAHNCLGYTLTQQGSAAEWPFGVDGEIRIQISGTLRANNGDALRAATLAGLGLARQPTFIIADDLRAGTLVALPLDQPEIQSSAVHAVYLPDRRPPAKVRAFIDFLAARFAPDPPWDRGLF from the coding sequence ATGCTCGACCGGCTGACCAGCCTGGAAGTCTTCGCCAAGGTGGCGGCGAACGGCAGCCTGTCCGGCGCGGCCCGGGCCATGGGCCTGTCGCAGACCATGGTCACCAAGCACGTGGCCTCGCTGGAGGCCCGGCTCGGCATCAAGCTGTTCCACCGCACCACGCGGCGGCTGTCGATCACCGAAGCCGGCCGCCTCTATCTGGAATCCTCCGAGCGGATCCTTGCCGACATGGAGACGGCCGATGCCGCGGTCGCGCGGGAGCGCGCCGAGCCGCGCGGATTGTTGCGGGTCAACGTGCCCGTCGTGTTCGGCACACGGCAGATTGCGCCCGTCATTGCAGACTTTTCGGAACGCTACCCCGAGGTGACCATCGAGCTCGGCCTCAACGATCGCCTCGTCGATCTCGCCGAGGAAGGCTGGGACCTCGCGATCCGCATCGGCAAGCTGCGCGACTCCAGCATGGTGGCGCGAAAGCTCGCGCCGAACCGGCTCGTCGTGTGTGCCGCCCCGTCCTATCTGGCAAAACACGGCACGCCGCGCACGGTCGCCGACCTCGCCGCACATAATTGCCTCGGCTACACGCTCACGCAGCAGGGCAGCGCCGCGGAATGGCCGTTCGGCGTCGACGGCGAGATCCGCATCCAGATCAGCGGCACCTTGCGCGCCAACAATGGCGATGCGCTGCGCGCCGCGACGCTGGCCGGCCTCGGCCTCGCCCGTCAGCCGACCTTCATCATTGCCGACGATCTGCGCGCCGGCACGCTGGTCGCGCTTCCGCTCGATCAGCCGGAGATCCAGTCCTCCGCGGTGCATGCGGTCTACCTGCCCGATCGCCGGCCGCCGGCGAAGGTGCGCGCCTTCATCGATTTTCTCGCCGCACGCTTTGCGCCTGACCCGCCCTGGGACCGTGGATTGTTCTGA
- a CDS encoding DoxX family protein, whose protein sequence is MIDSRTAPYAALVLRVTLGALFLAHASLKLFVFTPAGTAKFFGSLGFPPELAYLVMTVEVLSGIALILGVWTRYAALAGIPILLGAIFTVHGAAGFFFTNPKGGWEYPAFWVIALVAQALLGDGAFALRPSRDVEAANGQLSVASSR, encoded by the coding sequence ATGATCGATTCCCGTACCGCTCCCTACGCCGCGCTGGTGCTGCGCGTGACGCTGGGCGCGCTGTTCCTGGCCCATGCCAGCCTGAAACTGTTCGTGTTCACCCCCGCCGGCACTGCAAAGTTCTTCGGCAGCCTCGGCTTCCCGCCGGAGCTCGCCTACCTTGTGATGACCGTCGAAGTCCTCAGCGGCATTGCCCTGATCCTCGGCGTCTGGACCCGCTATGCCGCGCTGGCCGGCATCCCGATCCTGCTCGGCGCGATCTTCACCGTGCACGGTGCCGCCGGGTTCTTCTTCACCAACCCGAAGGGCGGCTGGGAATACCCCGCGTTCTGGGTGATCGCGCTGGTCGCGCAGGCGCTGCTCGGCGATGGCGCCTTCGCGCTGCGGCCCTCACGCGATGTCGAGGCGGCGAACGGGCAGTTGAGCGTCGCGTCGTCGCGCTGA
- a CDS encoding TRAP transporter substrate-binding protein: MTIVPVSRRTFIKSSTAVTAGLVLSPAIIGRAEAATLKLKCSSSLPNDPKFANGRVYYDNLVKNLKGNGLGEQVEVAFFPDNQLGQEIDVINSVKLGVIDLMISGSSISANLVPLVGTYDLGFLFLSFPQQTKAFDAGAAKPIEDALLKGSNIRIIAWAYNFGSRSVFAKKPVKTPEDLAGLKIRTLPNPVITECLRLMGAAATPLAFGEIYTALQAGVLDGLEHDPPTILASKFFETAKFYALTQHNFSPLAVYFSDMTFNRMDPKLREGFLDAAKKAAVDTRAHGLAVEKEALAALTEKGVTVSECDREAFKKRVAPQTENFIKARPESKAVIDIIRSTQA, encoded by the coding sequence ATGACTATCGTGCCCGTCAGCCGTCGCACGTTCATCAAGTCGTCGACGGCAGTGACCGCCGGCCTCGTGCTCTCTCCAGCCATCATCGGCCGCGCCGAAGCCGCGACGCTGAAGCTGAAATGCTCCTCCTCGCTGCCGAACGATCCCAAATTCGCCAACGGCCGCGTCTACTACGACAATCTCGTCAAGAATCTGAAGGGCAACGGGCTCGGCGAGCAGGTCGAGGTCGCGTTCTTCCCGGACAACCAGCTCGGCCAGGAAATCGACGTCATCAATTCGGTGAAGCTCGGCGTCATCGATCTCATGATCTCCGGCTCGTCGATCTCGGCCAATCTGGTGCCGCTGGTCGGCACCTACGACCTCGGCTTTCTGTTCTTGAGCTTTCCGCAGCAGACCAAGGCGTTCGACGCCGGTGCCGCCAAGCCGATCGAGGACGCGCTGCTCAAGGGCAGCAACATCCGCATCATCGCCTGGGCCTATAATTTCGGCTCGCGCAGCGTGTTTGCGAAGAAGCCGGTGAAGACGCCGGAGGATCTCGCCGGTCTCAAGATCCGCACCCTGCCGAATCCCGTCATCACGGAGTGCCTGCGTCTGATGGGCGCGGCCGCGACGCCGCTGGCGTTCGGCGAAATCTACACGGCGTTGCAGGCCGGCGTGCTCGATGGCCTCGAGCACGATCCGCCGACGATCCTCGCCAGCAAGTTCTTCGAAACGGCGAAGTTCTACGCGCTGACGCAGCACAATTTCTCGCCGCTCGCGGTCTATTTCAGCGACATGACCTTCAACCGCATGGATCCGAAGCTGCGCGAGGGTTTTCTCGACGCCGCGAAGAAGGCCGCGGTCGACACGCGCGCCCATGGGCTCGCAGTCGAGAAGGAAGCGCTGGCGGCTCTGACCGAGAAGGGCGTGACGGTCTCCGAATGCGATCGCGAGGCGTTCAAGAAGCGCGTTGCGCCGCAGACCGAGAACTTCATCAAGGCGCGGCCGGAGTCCAAGGCCGTCATCGACATCATTCGCTCGACGCAAGCCTGA
- a CDS encoding TRAP transporter large permease subunit produces the protein MTEAVPLSGGRHGSIALLLRVSDAIAAILLAADLAVVCGSVLLRFCFNAPVEWSDDVARGLMVGSAFFGAASALARGENVGVSFFRDLLALRLRTLVDAASAVLVVLISGYVAHNAIKLGSLTAGQTTGSGLPLELTFYPMGVGALFMTVFAIDQLCARPLPDIVRGLIAVAVVTGLYLAWDYLSPSSVPSAGVLMLIGFFATLFGGLPIGFALALAALIFIWVEGALPGVIFAQQMARGIDNFVLLAIPFFILVGYLMEANGMSVRLIELLQRAVGRMRGGLNVVMVASMVLFSGISGSKMADVAAVGSVLIPAARRSKQNPGSAVALLAASAVMAETIPPCINLIILGFVANLSIGGLFMAGLLPAALMAAVLIAFSIIFGKTPAEAEEVEPQVPVSGLWSGAIASFGLIFMIFFGFKSGFATATEISAFAVAYALIVGSVVFRELSFRTATHSFVQAATRAGLVLFIVAAAQSLAFTLTLQQVPHAVGDFMLGLSKTSGTWLFILLAIAVLIVMGSVLEGAAALIIFGPLLLPVAVQLGIDPLHFGVVLVIAMGVGLFAPPLGLGLYGACLIGNVPIEQTVKPILGYLGLLFLCLLVIAFVPWLSTALPRAFGY, from the coding sequence ATGACGGAAGCCGTGCCGCTCTCCGGCGGTCGGCACGGGAGCATCGCCCTTCTGCTTCGCGTCAGTGACGCGATCGCGGCCATCCTTCTGGCCGCCGATCTCGCGGTTGTCTGCGGCTCGGTGCTGCTGCGTTTCTGCTTCAACGCGCCGGTCGAATGGTCGGATGACGTCGCGCGCGGATTGATGGTCGGATCGGCCTTCTTCGGCGCGGCAAGCGCGCTTGCGCGCGGCGAGAATGTCGGCGTGTCCTTCTTCCGCGATCTGCTGGCGCTGCGGCTGCGCACCCTGGTCGATGCGGCGAGCGCCGTGCTCGTCGTGCTGATCTCCGGCTACGTCGCCCATAACGCCATCAAGCTGGGCTCGCTGACGGCGGGGCAGACCACCGGCTCCGGCCTGCCCTTGGAGCTGACCTTCTATCCGATGGGCGTCGGCGCGCTGTTCATGACGGTGTTCGCGATCGACCAACTCTGCGCACGACCGCTGCCTGACATCGTCAGAGGCCTCATCGCGGTCGCCGTCGTGACCGGGCTTTATCTCGCCTGGGATTACCTGTCGCCGTCCTCGGTGCCGTCGGCGGGCGTGCTGATGCTGATCGGCTTCTTCGCCACGCTGTTCGGCGGCTTGCCGATCGGGTTCGCGCTGGCGCTGGCTGCGCTGATCTTCATCTGGGTCGAGGGCGCGCTGCCCGGCGTCATCTTCGCCCAGCAGATGGCGCGCGGCATCGACAATTTCGTGCTGCTCGCGATCCCGTTCTTCATCCTCGTCGGCTACCTCATGGAAGCCAACGGCATGTCCGTGCGTCTGATCGAGCTGTTGCAGCGCGCGGTGGGCCGCATGCGCGGCGGCCTGAACGTCGTGATGGTGGCCTCGATGGTGCTGTTCTCCGGCATCTCGGGCTCGAAGATGGCCGACGTCGCGGCCGTCGGCTCGGTGCTGATTCCGGCAGCGCGCCGCTCGAAGCAGAATCCGGGCAGCGCGGTGGCGCTGCTCGCGGCGTCCGCGGTGATGGCGGAGACGATTCCGCCCTGCATCAACCTGATCATTCTGGGTTTCGTCGCGAACCTGTCGATCGGCGGCCTGTTCATGGCAGGCCTGTTGCCGGCGGCGCTGATGGCGGCGGTGCTGATCGCCTTCTCCATCATCTTCGGCAAGACGCCGGCGGAGGCCGAGGAGGTCGAGCCGCAGGTGCCGGTGTCGGGATTGTGGAGCGGCGCGATCGCCTCGTTCGGCCTGATCTTCATGATCTTCTTCGGCTTCAAGAGCGGCTTTGCCACGGCGACCGAGATCTCGGCCTTCGCGGTCGCCTACGCGCTGATCGTCGGGAGCGTGGTGTTTCGCGAACTCAGCTTCAGAACGGCGACGCACAGTTTCGTGCAGGCGGCGACGCGCGCGGGGCTGGTGCTGTTCATCGTTGCCGCCGCGCAGTCGCTGGCGTTCACGCTGACCTTGCAGCAGGTGCCGCATGCGGTCGGCGACTTCATGCTGGGCCTGTCCAAGACGAGCGGTACCTGGCTGTTCATTCTGCTCGCGATCGCCGTGCTGATCGTGATGGGCTCGGTGCTGGAAGGCGCCGCTGCGCTGATCATCTTCGGGCCTCTGCTTCTTCCCGTGGCGGTGCAGCTCGGCATCGATCCCCTGCATTTCGGCGTCGTGCTTGTCATCGCGATGGGCGTCGGCCTGTTCGCGCCGCCGCTCGGGCTCGGGCTCTACGGCGCCTGCCTGATCGGTAACGTGCCGATCGAGCAGACGGTGAAGCCGATCCTGGGCTATCTCGGCCTGTTGTTCCTCTGCCTGCTGGTCATCGCCTTCGTGCCGTGGCTGAGCACCGCCTTGCCGCGCGCGTTCGGCTACTGA
- a CDS encoding hydroxyacid dehydrogenase gives MKVLLAHTPEMRRNYYGDRSLNGLRAIAELVLHEGDRALDSAGLVSAAKDADIIVADRMTEGRGEIFAQLPRLRAFVRCAVDIRNVDVDAASEAGVLVTRAGPGFVQAVAELAVGFMVDLSRGVSRATADYHAGRKPEARMGRQLAGSKIGIIGYGSIGRYLAEIAKVMRMEVLVSDPFADVSDSAIRQVGLDELLAASDYVVCLAIANEQTEKLIGEAALARMQTHAVFINLSRGNLVDEAALAKALLENRIAGAAMDVGRAPDQMPTPELAKFANVVATPHVGGLTPQAIEYQSLETVRQVDAIIKGEAPLGAVNADRWTRRP, from the coding sequence GTGAAAGTCCTGCTGGCCCACACGCCGGAGATGCGCCGCAATTATTACGGCGATCGCAGCCTGAACGGCCTGCGCGCCATTGCCGAATTGGTCCTGCACGAGGGTGATCGGGCGCTGGATTCCGCGGGCCTCGTCAGTGCGGCAAAGGACGCCGACATCATCGTCGCCGATCGCATGACCGAGGGCCGCGGCGAGATCTTTGCGCAGCTGCCACGCTTGCGGGCCTTCGTCCGCTGCGCCGTCGACATCCGCAACGTCGACGTCGATGCCGCCTCGGAGGCCGGCGTGCTGGTGACCCGCGCCGGTCCCGGCTTCGTGCAGGCGGTCGCCGAGCTCGCGGTCGGCTTCATGGTCGACCTGTCGCGTGGCGTGTCGCGGGCCACGGCCGACTACCATGCCGGCCGCAAGCCGGAGGCACGGATGGGCCGTCAGCTCGCCGGCAGCAAGATCGGCATCATCGGTTATGGCAGCATCGGCCGTTACCTTGCCGAGATCGCCAAGGTGATGCGCATGGAGGTGCTGGTCTCCGATCCCTTCGCTGATGTCAGCGACAGCGCGATCAGGCAGGTGGGCCTCGACGAACTCCTCGCGGCGTCCGACTATGTCGTCTGCCTCGCAATTGCCAACGAGCAGACCGAGAAGCTGATCGGCGAGGCGGCGCTGGCGCGCATGCAGACGCATGCCGTCTTCATCAATCTCTCGCGCGGCAATCTCGTCGACGAGGCGGCGCTTGCGAAGGCGCTGCTGGAGAACCGCATCGCGGGCGCTGCGATGGATGTCGGCCGCGCGCCCGACCAGATGCCGACGCCGGAGCTGGCAAAATTCGCCAACGTCGTCGCGACGCCGCATGTCGGCGGGCTGACGCCGCAGGCGATCGAATACCAGTCGCTGGAAACGGTGCGGCAGGTCGACGCCATCATCAAGGGCGAGGCCCCGCTGGGTGCCGTCAACGCCGACCGCTGGACCCGGCGGCCATAA
- a CDS encoding ABC transporter substrate-binding protein translates to MKRSHAATCIALAAALLAAATLTAKGDEAGVSEDAILFGQAAALEGPSSMLGQHMRHGIVAAFTEINAKGGVHGRKLQLISRDDGYDPDRSVVQTLRLIEDDKVFALIGAVGTATAMATIPITSTRDVPFIGPVSGAELLRDLELTNVVNIRPSYGAESETLIKHLIEDRHFTRIGIFYQDDSFGHDGLAGVKTALAKRGLELAAEGTFERNTRAVGAAWRTIKRAEPEAIIMVGTYGPSAEFIKLAHRSGAYPTFASISFVGATALARELGSDGEGVVVAQVVPFPWDRSIKLVADYQAAQKAIDPTLTPDFVSLEGYLSGRLAAAALENLGPNPTRAGLLRTINDIGRFDISGTVFTVGFRAIETPPKVFLTVIQKDGTFRAIDRL, encoded by the coding sequence ATGAAACGATCGCACGCAGCGACATGCATCGCGCTTGCCGCCGCGCTGCTGGCGGCGGCGACACTGACGGCAAAAGGCGACGAGGCCGGCGTCAGCGAGGACGCAATCCTGTTCGGCCAGGCCGCCGCGCTCGAGGGTCCCTCTTCCATGCTCGGCCAGCACATGCGGCACGGCATCGTCGCGGCGTTCACCGAGATCAATGCCAAGGGCGGCGTCCACGGCCGCAAGCTCCAGCTCATCAGCCGCGACGACGGCTACGATCCCGATCGTTCGGTGGTGCAGACTCTGCGGCTGATCGAAGACGACAAGGTGTTCGCGCTGATCGGCGCCGTCGGGACCGCGACCGCAATGGCAACCATCCCGATCACGAGCACGCGCGATGTGCCCTTCATCGGACCGGTGAGCGGTGCGGAACTCCTGCGCGACCTCGAACTGACGAATGTCGTGAACATTCGCCCGAGCTACGGCGCGGAGTCGGAGACCCTCATCAAGCATCTCATCGAGGATCGCCACTTCACCCGGATCGGCATCTTCTACCAGGACGATTCCTTCGGCCATGACGGCCTCGCCGGCGTGAAGACGGCGCTTGCCAAGCGCGGTCTCGAGCTCGCCGCCGAGGGCACCTTCGAGCGCAACACCCGTGCGGTCGGCGCGGCCTGGCGCACCATCAAGCGCGCCGAGCCCGAGGCGATCATCATGGTCGGCACTTACGGTCCGAGTGCCGAGTTCATCAAGCTCGCACACCGCAGCGGCGCGTACCCGACCTTTGCCAGCATCTCGTTCGTCGGCGCCACCGCGCTCGCCAGGGAGCTCGGCTCCGACGGCGAAGGCGTCGTGGTCGCGCAGGTCGTACCGTTTCCCTGGGATCGCTCGATCAAGCTCGTTGCCGACTACCAGGCCGCGCAGAAAGCGATCGATCCGACGCTGACGCCGGATTTCGTCTCGCTCGAAGGTTATCTCTCAGGCCGCCTGGCGGCGGCCGCCCTCGAAAATCTCGGACCGAACCCGACACGCGCGGGGCTGCTGCGCACCATCAACGACATCGGCCGCTTCGACATCAGTGGCACTGTCTTCACCGTCGGCTTTCGCGCCATCGAGACGCCGCCAAAAGTGTTCCTGACGGTGATCCAGAAGGACGGGACGTTCAGGGCGATCGATAGGCTGTAA